Proteins found in one Sphingopyxis sp. MWB1 genomic segment:
- a CDS encoding MerR family transcriptional regulator, whose protein sequence is MKIGQLSRATGTHIETIRYYERIGLLPEPGRTAANYRSYSDAHRARLRFVRHSRELGFTIEEIRSLLDLSDHPARDCGEADRIASIHLEQVEAKIAQLEALRDELRRIVGRCRGGQAGDCRVIEALGDHGQCAGH, encoded by the coding sequence ATGAAAATCGGTCAATTATCGCGCGCCACAGGCACCCATATCGAGACCATCCGCTATTATGAACGGATCGGCCTGCTGCCCGAACCGGGGCGCACCGCCGCCAATTATCGCAGCTATAGCGACGCGCATCGCGCGCGGCTGCGCTTTGTGCGCCATTCGCGTGAACTCGGTTTTACGATCGAGGAGATACGCTCGCTGCTCGACCTGTCCGACCATCCGGCGCGCGATTGCGGCGAGGCCGACCGCATTGCGAGCATACATCTGGAACAGGTGGAGGCGAAAATCGCGCAGCTCGAAGCGCTGCGCGACGAGCTGAGACGCATCGTCGGCCGCTGCCGCGGTGGACAGGCGGGGGACTGCCGGGTGATCGAGGCGCTGGGCGATCATGGGCAATGCGCGGGGCATTGA
- a CDS encoding cation transporter, with amino-acid sequence MADQCCASKSGPAALNDPRWRRILWIALIVNGAMFAIEMAAGVAADSRALQADALDFLGDSANYAISLGVAGMALAWRARAALVKALTMLVFGLWVLGSALWAAVSGSAPQAETMGLIGAMALVANVAVALLLYRYRAGDANMRSVWICSRNDAIGNLAVMGAALGVFGTGQRWPDLGVAAIMAGLAIWGAAEIIRQARGELAAGRP; translated from the coding sequence ATGGCAGACCAATGCTGCGCCAGCAAAAGCGGCCCGGCCGCGCTTAACGACCCGCGGTGGCGGCGAATTTTATGGATCGCGCTGATCGTCAATGGCGCGATGTTCGCGATTGAAATGGCGGCGGGGGTCGCGGCGGATTCGCGCGCGCTTCAGGCTGACGCGCTCGATTTTCTGGGGGATAGCGCCAATTATGCGATCAGCCTTGGCGTCGCGGGAATGGCGCTTGCCTGGCGCGCCCGCGCTGCGCTGGTGAAGGCGCTGACGATGCTCGTCTTCGGCCTCTGGGTGCTCGGCTCGGCGCTGTGGGCTGCGGTCTCGGGCAGCGCGCCGCAGGCGGAAACCATGGGGCTGATCGGTGCCATGGCGCTGGTCGCCAATGTCGCCGTCGCACTGCTTCTCTATCGCTATCGCGCGGGTGACGCCAATATGCGCTCGGTCTGGATCTGCTCGCGCAACGACGCCATCGGCAATCTCGCCGTCATGGGCGCCGCGCTCGGCGTCTTTGGCACGGGACAGCGCTGGCCCGACCTTGGCGTCGCTGCGATCATGGCGGGGCTGGCCATCTGGGGCGCGGCGGAAATCATCCGCCAGGCGCGCGGCGAACTGGCGGCGGGGCGGCCTTGA